The following coding sequences are from one Priestia megaterium NBRC 15308 = ATCC 14581 window:
- a CDS encoding zinc-dependent alcohol dehydrogenase family protein, with the protein MKATSIKFYEFGEPQQVLQIENKQVKDPGVGEVLVRMKTRPINPSDLIPIRGAYSNRISLPAIPGYEGVGTVEEVGPSVSKWFLGKRVLPLRGEGTWQEFVKTSAELAIIVPDYLEDYIAAQLYINPITAWVICTEVLALKPGDDLIVNACGSSIGRVFAQLSRILGFRLIAVTRNNIYTEELTQLGASYVINTGTTPLYDTVMELTNGRGAKAAIDSIGGPSGTNLAYCVSPNGIFLTIGLLSGIPVNWAEIMNNNKIKTNIFHLRHWNQKVSTRKWHETFYQLIQFIHKKQLTFTKPQAQYHLPDVKKALTTKIKGKILLTS; encoded by the coding sequence TTGAAAGCAACAAGCATTAAATTTTATGAATTCGGAGAACCTCAACAAGTTTTACAAATAGAAAATAAACAAGTGAAAGATCCTGGAGTTGGCGAAGTGCTAGTACGAATGAAAACTCGACCAATCAATCCATCGGATTTAATTCCTATTAGAGGGGCCTATTCAAATCGGATTTCTTTACCTGCCATTCCGGGATATGAAGGAGTTGGTACCGTAGAAGAAGTAGGTCCATCTGTTTCTAAATGGTTTCTTGGCAAACGAGTATTACCCTTACGGGGTGAAGGTACATGGCAGGAGTTTGTAAAAACATCAGCTGAACTAGCCATTATAGTTCCAGATTATCTAGAGGATTACATAGCTGCACAGCTTTATATCAACCCTATCACAGCATGGGTGATTTGTACGGAAGTATTAGCGTTAAAACCAGGAGATGACCTAATTGTAAATGCCTGCGGCTCTTCTATTGGTCGTGTTTTTGCTCAATTATCCCGTATTTTGGGGTTTCGTTTGATTGCAGTAACTCGAAATAATATCTACACAGAGGAATTAACTCAACTTGGTGCTTCATATGTAATTAATACAGGGACGACCCCACTCTACGATACGGTTATGGAATTGACGAATGGTCGTGGAGCCAAAGCAGCAATTGACTCTATTGGTGGACCTTCTGGTACAAACTTAGCCTATTGTGTCAGTCCAAATGGAATATTTTTGACTATAGGTCTTCTATCAGGAATACCTGTCAATTGGGCAGAAATTATGAATAATAATAAAATAAAAACAAATATATTTCATTTACGTCATTGGAACCAAAAAGTCTCTACACGTAAATGGCACGAAACATTTTATCAGCTTATACAATTTATTCATAAGAAACAGTTAACATTCACAAAACCCCAAGCTCAATATCATCTTCCAGATGTAAAAAAAGCTCTTACTACTAAAATTAAGGGCAAAATACTTTTAACTAGTTAA